Proteins encoded by one window of Candidatus Methylomirabilota bacterium:
- a CDS encoding LemA family protein translates to MSMTAWVILLAVIVGIAVWLYNSLVELRNQVRNAWAQIDVQLKRRHDLIPNLVEAVKGYMQHEREVLQRVTEARSRAMAASGAAQAGAAEGQLSQAVAGLLAVMERYPDLKANQNVLALQEEIVSTENRIGFARQLYNDMVARYNTRQQVFPVNLAAAALGFAPAEFFQMDAAERAVPRVDLSPR, encoded by the coding sequence ATGAGCATGACCGCGTGGGTCATCCTGCTGGCGGTCATCGTCGGCATCGCCGTGTGGCTCTACAACAGCCTGGTCGAGCTGCGCAACCAGGTGCGGAACGCCTGGGCGCAGATCGACGTCCAGCTCAAGCGACGTCACGATCTGATCCCGAACCTGGTCGAGGCGGTCAAGGGATACATGCAGCACGAACGCGAGGTGCTCCAGCGCGTGACCGAAGCCCGCAGCCGGGCCATGGCCGCCTCGGGCGCGGCCCAGGCCGGCGCGGCCGAGGGGCAGCTCAGCCAGGCCGTCGCGGGCCTGCTGGCCGTCATGGAGCGCTACCCCGACCTCAAGGCCAACCAGAACGTCCTCGCGCTCCAGGAGGAGATCGTCAGCACCGAGAACCGGATCGGCTTCGCGCGCCAGCTCTACAACGACATGGTGGCCCGGTACAACACCCGGCAGCAGGTGTTCCCGGTGAACCTGGCTGCCGCCGCCCTGGGCTTCGCGCCGGCCGAGTTCTTCCAGATGGACGCGGCCGAGCGGGCGGTGCCGCGGGTCGACCTGAGCCCGCGTTAG
- a CDS encoding M48 family metallopeptidase gives MAANDPAGPPAPKGARPAPRNLFAEQAANRRTTWLLIGVFVLFLAFLGLGADLFLLGYDPTRSLARGGLPIPIAATFATFFGGISAWMGYRFGDRAVLASSHARPVDPNDPNARVLMNVVTEMAIASGLPMPKVHVIDDADPNAFATGRDPDHASIAVTTGLLMVMSRDELQGVIAHEMSHVRNYDIQKMTIVAALLGAVLLLSDWASRVRLRGKSEDDDGGRVAGPLGLVIFIVWLVAILLAPLIGNLLATAVSRSREYLADASGAELTRNPMGLANALRKLEAATAPTVAIARGTAHLCIIDPLARAVNEKEGLVADLFATHPPLQDRIARLEAMAYQS, from the coding sequence ATGGCGGCGAACGACCCGGCGGGTCCGCCCGCGCCCAAGGGTGCCCGGCCGGCGCCCCGCAACCTCTTCGCCGAGCAGGCTGCGAACCGCCGGACCACCTGGCTCCTCATCGGGGTCTTCGTCCTCTTCCTCGCGTTCCTCGGCCTGGGGGCCGACCTCTTCCTCCTCGGCTACGATCCCACGCGGTCTCTGGCCCGCGGCGGGCTGCCGATCCCGATCGCCGCCACCTTCGCGACCTTCTTCGGAGGCATCTCGGCGTGGATGGGCTACCGCTTCGGCGACCGGGCGGTGCTCGCCTCCAGCCACGCGCGCCCGGTCGACCCGAACGATCCCAACGCCCGCGTCCTCATGAACGTCGTCACCGAGATGGCCATTGCCTCCGGCCTGCCCATGCCCAAGGTCCACGTCATCGACGACGCCGACCCGAACGCCTTCGCCACCGGCCGGGACCCGGACCACGCCTCCATCGCCGTCACCACCGGGCTCTTGATGGTGATGAGCCGCGACGAGCTCCAGGGCGTCATCGCCCACGAGATGTCTCACGTCCGCAACTACGACATCCAGAAAATGACCATCGTCGCCGCCTTGCTGGGCGCCGTGCTCCTCCTCAGCGACTGGGCCTCCCGGGTCCGCCTCCGCGGCAAGAGCGAGGATGACGACGGCGGTCGGGTCGCCGGGCCGCTGGGGCTCGTCATCTTCATCGTGTGGCTGGTCGCGATCCTGCTGGCTCCGCTGATCGGCAACCTCCTGGCCACCGCGGTCTCGCGCAGCCGGGAGTACCTTGCCGACGCCTCGGGCGCCGAGTTGACTCGCAACCCGATGGGCCTCGCCAACGCGCTCCGGAAGCTCGAGGCGGCCACCGCGCCGACCGTCGCCATCGCCCGGGGCACCGCGCACCTCTGCATCATCGACCCACTCGCGCGTGCCGTGAACGAGAAGGAAGGACTGGTCGCCGACCTCTTCGCCACCCACCCGCCGCTCCAGGACCGGATCGCCCGGCTGGAGGCGATGGCCTACCAGAGCTGA
- a CDS encoding TIGR03617 family F420-dependent LLM class oxidoreductase encodes MQLDVNIAIESLRDVPALARDAEALGFDGLWASETRHDPFLPLALAALHTRRVSLGTAIAVAFPRSPTVVAHTAWDLQAASEGRLILGLGTQVKGHNERRFSVKWSAPGPRLREYILALRALWECWQTGGGVDFRGEHYSITLMTPFFAPPPIAHPRIPIYIAAVNAYNLRLAGELCDGVHLHPFHSVKYLREFALPHIEAGLAKTGRRRGDIALMTSVFMVTGRTPAELAEARQQVRAQIAFYASTRTYEPVLAAHGWQDLMPRLHRKSVEGDWAGMAALVTDEMLEVFAIEAPLDGLAAALRARYDGLLDRLAPYLPLETRTDRQALEAFAGALRGKLG; translated from the coding sequence GTGCAGCTCGACGTCAACATCGCCATCGAGAGTCTCCGGGACGTGCCGGCCCTCGCGCGGGACGCGGAGGCGCTCGGCTTCGACGGCCTGTGGGCTTCGGAAACGCGGCACGATCCCTTCCTCCCGCTGGCCCTGGCCGCCTTGCACACCCGTCGCGTCAGCCTCGGAACCGCCATCGCCGTCGCCTTTCCCCGGAGTCCCACCGTCGTCGCCCATACGGCGTGGGACCTCCAGGCCGCCTCCGAGGGGCGCCTCATCCTGGGCCTCGGGACCCAGGTGAAGGGACATAACGAACGCCGCTTCTCGGTCAAGTGGAGCGCGCCCGGTCCGCGCCTGCGCGAGTACATCCTGGCCCTCCGCGCCCTCTGGGAGTGCTGGCAGACCGGCGGCGGCGTCGACTTCCGGGGCGAGCACTACTCGATCACGCTGATGACCCCGTTCTTCGCGCCACCGCCCATCGCCCACCCCCGCATCCCGATCTACATCGCCGCCGTGAACGCGTACAACCTCCGGCTGGCCGGCGAGCTCTGCGACGGCGTCCATCTCCACCCGTTCCATTCGGTGAAGTACCTGCGCGAGTTCGCCCTCCCCCACATCGAGGCGGGTCTCGCCAAGACCGGTCGCCGGCGGGGCGACATTGCCCTGATGACCTCGGTCTTCATGGTGACGGGACGGACACCGGCCGAGCTCGCCGAGGCGCGCCAGCAGGTCCGGGCCCAGATCGCCTTCTACGCGTCGACCCGGACCTACGAGCCCGTGCTGGCCGCGCACGGCTGGCAGGACCTGATGCCCCGACTCCACCGGAAGTCGGTGGAGGGCGACTGGGCAGGCATGGCCGCCCTCGTCACCGACGAGATGCTCGAGGTCTTCGCCATCGAGGCGCCACTCGACGGCCTGGCCGCCGCGCTCCGGGCACGCTATGACGGACTCCTCGATCGGCTCGCGCCCTATCTGCCGCTCGAGACGCGGACCGACCGGCAGGCGCTCGAAGCCTTCGCCGGGGCGCTCCGGGGAAAGCTCGGGTAG